From the genome of Solibacillus sp. FSL H8-0538:
GCTTGCAGAAGGGTTAAACTTCCGCACATCGTTTGAAAAGGTGGATACAAATCCATATTTAGATAAGTTTTATGATGATTTTGAGAAGTGGAGCTTCCACCTGCAAGTATATTTTCTAGCAGAGCGCTTTAAGGAGCAAAAACGTATTTTTGAATACGGTGGTGGATTTATTCAAGACCGCTCCATTTATGAAGATACAGGCATTTTTGCAAAAATGCATTTTGATAAAGGGACAATGAGCCCAACGGATTATGAAACCTATACAAATCTTTTTGAAGCAATGGTGATGACACCTTACTTCCCGCACCCTAATTTACTTGTATACTTAGAAGGTCCTGTAGAGGATATTATCGGCCGTATTCAAGAGCGTGGACGTGAGATGGAGCAGCAAACACCACATGACTACTGGTATGAAATGCACAGTCGTTACGAGGAATGGATTAATAACTTTAATTCTTGCCCAGTACTGCGTATTGATATTAATGATTACGATCTAATGAAAAATCCAGAACAAGTGGAATCAATTATTGAGCGTATTGGCTACATGCTGGCGCAAACATCGCATTTACGAAAATAGGATGTAAAAATAAATGTTTAGCACATAAAAACGCTGTAAGGAAAATTTTATAACTTGCATCGAAATCCAAGCGGCAAACTTTAGATCAACCACTTATGTATATAATTTACAAGCTCACTAATATTATTGTTAGTGGGTTTCTTTTTATTTGTGGATAAGAAAGTATACCTTTCCCATCCACATAAGTAAGGACACCCACTCGACCTATTTTGAGTGAGTTGTGTCTTTCTAATATACGTAAAAGAAAAGGGGGCGCTTAATATGAACGTAGCGATTTACTGTGGATCACGAGTAGGTAAAAAGGAAATATATCGGACCGCGGCAGCGGAGTTAGGAAAAGAACTTGCAAGGGCGGGGCATGGGATTGTGTATGGCGGATCTAATGTAGGTCTGATGGGCGCGGTGGCTGATGCAGCATTAGAACATGGTGGCCAAGTAATTGGCGTGATGCCGGAGTACTTACAAAAACGTGAGATTGCGCATCTAGGTCTTACTGGGATCCATTTTGTGGATTCAATGCATACGCGCAAACAGAAAATGGTTGATTTATCTGATGCCTATATCGCACTTCCGGGGGGCTGCGGCACGCTAGACGAATATTTTGAAGTATTTACGTGGGCGCAAATTGGTCTACACTACAAACCAGTTATTTTATATAATATTGACGGTTTTTATGATGCGCTCATTTTGCATTTTGAGAAAATGATTAATGACGGGTTTGTGGAGCCAGAACATCGAGTACTTTTACATGTTGCGACAAGCGCAGAAGAAGTACTGAACATACTTGTATAAAAGAGAAAAGGCTGCATTAAAAGTAGGGAATTCACTTTTTGATGCGGCCATTAACGCATTTATTTTACAATCCACATAACAACAAGAAGAGGCAGAGAGACCAGTAGTAACACCCAAAAACTCCATAAAATTTGTTTGCCGGTCGACATATTTTTCGGTTTTAGGCTAATAGACTCGTATAACTCGTTCATCGCGCGTTGCTCTTTCTGAAATAGCATTATCTGAAATTTCGTGTAGTCTTCGATATAGGATGCGGGATTT
Proteins encoded in this window:
- a CDS encoding deoxynucleoside kinase — translated: MNLREKYGIPANAVITIAGTVGVGKSTMTKALAEGLNFRTSFEKVDTNPYLDKFYDDFEKWSFHLQVYFLAERFKEQKRIFEYGGGFIQDRSIYEDTGIFAKMHFDKGTMSPTDYETYTNLFEAMVMTPYFPHPNLLVYLEGPVEDIIGRIQERGREMEQQTPHDYWYEMHSRYEEWINNFNSCPVLRIDINDYDLMKNPEQVESIIERIGYMLAQTSHLRK
- a CDS encoding LOG family protein translates to MNVAIYCGSRVGKKEIYRTAAAELGKELARAGHGIVYGGSNVGLMGAVADAALEHGGQVIGVMPEYLQKREIAHLGLTGIHFVDSMHTRKQKMVDLSDAYIALPGGCGTLDEYFEVFTWAQIGLHYKPVILYNIDGFYDALILHFEKMINDGFVEPEHRVLLHVATSAEEVLNILV
- a CDS encoding sodium:proton antiporter produces the protein MNNRLIKEEINEDGKTIYKMATFEIDVIAKLTGGLAPTIIYMHKEREVTDDIRAIRFHYENPASYIEDYTKFQIMLFQKEQRAMNELYESISLKPKNMSTGKQILWSFWVLLLVSLPLLVVMWIVK